The window GTACTTTGCACTTAGTAGTGATTGCAGATTGTTGAATGTGTGTATCAACAGTTGCCTATCATGAGTGTTTAGgactgtttattttattttcagttattgCTTTTTATGATTCCTTTCAGTTACAATAGTTGTTATGTTAGTGGTTATTGTTTAAGAAGTcagttattgtttttataatttcgtTCAGTTACAAAAATCTctatttaaacaaattattattcaataaaatgtgTGCATTCATCTCCTTTTATTCTGtgagttaagttttttttccaaCAGATTAGTATCAAGAACCTTCTTCTTAAGAGGGACCTGTGAGTGAACCGAGTGAAACCCACCACAAAAAGCCAAAATACCTTGCTTCAATTCATCAAAAAGATGGATTCTGAAACACCGTACACAGCACTAGCACCACCTGTGTTTGATGGTGATAATTATCAAATCTGGGAAGCAAGAATGGAGGCAAATGATCTCTGGGAAGCGGTTGAGGAAGACTACGAAGTTCTTCCTTTACCAACCAATCCAACGATGGCtcagataaaaaatcaaaaggagaGGAAAACAAGAAAGTCAAAGGCAAGAGCTTCTTTATTTGCTGTTGTCTCAAAAGAAATTTTCACTAGAATAATGACCATCAAATCAACATATGAAATATGGAGTTTCCTCAAGAATGAATATGAAGGAGATGAAAAGATTAAGGGAATGCAAGCCCTGAATCTGGTTAGAGAATTTGAGATGCAGAAAATGAAGGAGTCTGAAACAATTAAAGAGTATGCTAACAAGCTTCTTAGCATTGCCAACAAAGTAAGATTGCTTGGTTCTGAATTTCCTGATTCAAGAATAGTTGAAAAAATACTGGTGACTGTCCCTGAAAGATTTGAGGCTACTATTACAACCTTGGAGAATACTAAGGATTTGTCAAAACTTACCTTGGCATAACTTGTAAATGCTTTGCAAGCCCAAGagcaaagaagaagaatgagGGCTGATGATTCTGTGGAAGGAGCATTGCAAGCTAAATTACAAATTAACCAAGGAGAGAAAAGCAAGTGGAAGAAATACAAGAAgaagaatttcaacaaacaagaAGCAGCGGCTAACACTAGCAACAAAAGTGGAGATAACAACAAAGGATTTCCTCCTTGCAAGCACTGTGGCAGAATGAGTCATCCTCCTTTCAAATGTTGGAGAAGACCCGATGTTAAGTGTGAAAAGTGCAACAAGTTGGGGCATCATGTGAGAATTTGCCAAATCAATCTTCAACAAAAGAAAGAGGCTCAAGTTGCAGATCAACAAGAGGAAGAGCAATTGTTTGTAGCAACTTGTTTTACAAGCAGTAGCTCAATTGAATGTTGGCTAGTGGATAGTGGTTGTACCAACCACATGACCCACGATCAAGAGCTTTTCAGAGAGTTGGACATTTCACAAGTATCAAAAGTTAGAATCGGAAATGGTGATCTTATCACTGTTGAAGGAAAGGGAACTGTAGCCATTGAAAGTTGCACaggtacaaaattaatttatgacgtTTTGTATGTACCTGAGATTGATTAAAACTTGCTAAGTGTGGGACAATTGGTTGAGAAGGGGTTTAAAGTCATCTTTGAAAATAAGCATTGTTTGATTAAAGATGTCAATGACAAGGAAATTTCCAGTATCAAAAAGAGAGGTAAAAGTTTCTCATTTGATCCACTGAAGGAGGAGCAAGCAGCCTATCCAGCCACTGTAAACAGTACAGAGGCTTGGCCAAAAGGTTAGGCCATTTTCATCATGCAGTTGTGCTGAACATGCAACGCAAGGAGTTGGTTCATGGCTTACCTCACTTAGATTCTAAATTACCAAGTTGTGAAGCATGTCAATATGGCAAGCAAGCAAGATTACCCTTCAAACAATCAACCTAGAGAGCAACAGAGAAGCTGTAGTTGATTCACACAGATTTGGTCGGACCTCACAGGACtgcttcgcttaaaaagagtaaatattaCATCATCTTTATAGATGATTTCACCAGAATGTGCTTGATTTATTTTCTCAAGTCTAAGTCAGAGGTTGC of the Glycine max cultivar Williams 82 chromosome 13, Glycine_max_v4.0, whole genome shotgun sequence genome contains:
- the LOC102667141 gene encoding uncharacterized protein, with product MDSETPYTALAPPVFDGDNYQIWEARMEANDLWEAVEEDYEVLPLPTNPTMAQIKNQKERKTRKSKARASLFAVVSKEIFTRIMTIKSTYEIWSFLKNEYEGDEKIKGMQALNLVREFEMQKMKESETIKEYANKLLSIANKVRLLGSEFPDSRIVEKILVTVPERFEATITTLENTKDLSKLTLA